The Streptomyces sp. NBC_00224 genome has a window encoding:
- a CDS encoding 2-oxoacid:ferredoxin oxidoreductase subunit beta, with the protein MTETTARTLLSLVPKAEAPQSMKDFKSDQEVRWCPGCGDYAVLAAVQGFMPELGLAKENIVFVSGIGCSSRFPYYMNTYGMHSIHGRAPAIATGLATSRQDLSVWVVTGDGDALSIGGNHLIHALRRNVNLKILLFNNRIYGLTKGQYSPTSEVGKITKSTPMGSLDAPFNPVSLALGAEASFVARTIDSDRKHLTQTLRAAADHPGTALIEIYQNCNIFNDDAFEILKDNEQAQEAVIRLEHGEPIRFGADLHKGVVRDPATGDLQVVEVTPENASRILVHDAHAASPTTAFALSRLADPDTLYQTPIGVLRSVTRPVYDTQMADQLEQAIEQRGKGELGALLAGNDTWTVAG; encoded by the coding sequence ATGACTGAGACGACGGCACGCACCCTGCTCTCCCTGGTCCCCAAGGCCGAGGCCCCGCAGTCGATGAAGGACTTCAAGTCGGACCAGGAAGTGCGCTGGTGCCCCGGCTGCGGTGACTACGCCGTCCTCGCCGCCGTACAAGGCTTCATGCCCGAACTCGGCCTCGCCAAAGAAAACATCGTCTTCGTCTCCGGCATCGGCTGCTCCAGCCGCTTCCCCTACTACATGAACACCTACGGGATGCACTCCATCCACGGACGCGCCCCCGCCATCGCCACCGGCCTCGCCACCAGCCGCCAAGACCTCTCCGTCTGGGTCGTCACCGGCGACGGCGACGCCCTCTCCATCGGCGGCAACCACCTCATCCACGCCCTCCGCCGCAACGTCAACCTCAAAATCCTCCTCTTCAACAACCGGATCTACGGCCTCACTAAAGGCCAGTACTCCCCCACCAGCGAAGTCGGCAAAATCACCAAGTCCACGCCGATGGGCTCCCTCGACGCGCCCTTCAACCCCGTCTCCCTCGCCCTCGGAGCCGAAGCCTCCTTCGTCGCCCGCACCATCGACTCCGACCGCAAACACCTCACCCAAACCCTGCGCGCCGCCGCCGACCACCCCGGCACCGCCCTCATCGAGATCTACCAGAACTGCAACATCTTCAACGACGACGCCTTCGAGATCCTCAAGGACAACGAGCAGGCTCAGGAGGCGGTGATCCGTCTGGAGCACGGTGAGCCGATCCGCTTCGGCGCCGACCTGCACAAGGGCGTCGTCCGCGACCCCGCCACCGGCGACCTCCAGGTGGTCGAGGTGACCCCGGAGAACGCGTCGCGGATCCTCGTCCACGACGCGCACGCCGCCTCCCCCACCACCGCGTTCGCCCTCTCGCGGCTCGCCGACCCCGACACCCTGTACCAGACCCCGATCGGCGTCCTGCGCAGCGTGACCCGGCCGGTGTACGACACGCAGATGGCCGACCAGCTGGAACAGGCCATCGAGCAGCGCGGCAAGGGCGAGCTCGGCGCTCTCCTCGCGGGCAACGACACCTGGACCGTCGCGGGCTAG
- a CDS encoding 2-oxoacid:acceptor oxidoreductase subunit alpha, giving the protein MLKEVKRLDRVIIRFAGDSGDGMQLTGDRFTSETASFGNDLSTLPNFPAEIRAPAGTLPGVSSFQLHFADHDILTPGDAPNVLVAMNPAALKANLADVPRGADIIVNTDEFTKRPMAKVGYATNPLEDGTLDAYNVHPVPLTTLTVEALKDFGLPRKEAERSKNMFALGLLSWMYHRPTEGTERFLRQKFAKKPEIAEANVAAFRAGWNFGETTEDFAASYEVAPATKAFPTGTYRNISGNLALAYGLIAAGRQADLPLYLGSYPITPASDILHELSKHKNFGVRTFQAEDEIAGIGAALGAAFGGSLAVTTTSGPGVALKSETIGLAVSLELPLLIVDIQRGGPSTGLPTKTEQADLLQAMYGRNGEAPVPVVAPKTPADCFDAALDAARIALTYRTPVFLLSDGYLANGSEPWRIPDTDELPDLRVQFATTPNHTLADGTDVFWPYKRDPHTLARPWAIPGTPGLEHRIGGIEKQDGTGNISYDPANHDLMVRTRQAKIDGIEVPDLEVDDPDQARTLVIGWGSTYGPITAAVRRLRTAGIPIAQAHLRHLNPFPGNLGEALKRYEKVVVPEMNLGQLATLLRAKYLVDAQSYTQVNGMPFKAEQLAEALKEAIND; this is encoded by the coding sequence ATGCTGAAGGAAGTCAAGCGTCTTGATCGGGTGATCATCCGTTTCGCGGGTGATTCGGGTGACGGGATGCAGCTGACGGGCGACCGGTTCACGTCGGAGACCGCCTCGTTCGGCAACGATCTGTCGACCCTGCCGAACTTCCCCGCCGAGATCCGTGCTCCCGCAGGGACCCTGCCCGGTGTCTCCAGCTTCCAGCTCCACTTCGCCGACCACGACATCCTCACCCCGGGCGACGCGCCCAACGTCCTGGTCGCCATGAACCCCGCCGCGCTGAAAGCCAACCTCGCGGACGTGCCGCGCGGCGCGGACATCATCGTCAACACCGATGAGTTCACCAAACGCCCGATGGCGAAGGTCGGTTACGCCACCAACCCGCTGGAAGACGGCACCCTGGACGCCTACAACGTCCACCCCGTCCCCCTCACCACCCTGACGGTGGAGGCGCTGAAGGACTTCGGCCTGCCGCGCAAGGAGGCCGAGCGCAGCAAGAACATGTTCGCGCTGGGTCTGCTGTCGTGGATGTACCACCGCCCCACCGAGGGCACCGAGCGCTTCCTGCGGCAGAAGTTCGCCAAGAAGCCGGAGATCGCCGAGGCGAACGTGGCGGCGTTCCGGGCGGGCTGGAACTTCGGCGAGACCACCGAGGACTTCGCGGCCTCCTACGAGGTCGCCCCGGCCACCAAGGCCTTCCCCACCGGTACGTACAGGAACATCTCCGGGAACCTGGCTTTGGCATACGGGCTGATCGCCGCGGGCCGCCAAGCGGACCTGCCCCTGTATCTCGGCTCGTATCCGATCACCCCGGCCTCGGACATCCTGCACGAACTGTCCAAGCACAAGAACTTCGGCGTCCGCACCTTCCAGGCCGAAGACGAAATCGCCGGAATCGGCGCCGCGCTGGGAGCCGCCTTCGGCGGATCCCTCGCGGTCACCACCACCTCCGGCCCCGGCGTCGCGCTCAAATCCGAGACCATCGGACTCGCGGTCTCGCTGGAGTTGCCGCTGCTCATCGTGGACATCCAGCGCGGGGGACCCTCCACCGGGTTGCCGACGAAGACCGAGCAGGCAGACCTGTTGCAGGCGATGTACGGGCGCAACGGCGAAGCACCCGTCCCCGTCGTCGCGCCGAAGACACCCGCCGACTGCTTCGACGCCGCACTCGACGCCGCCCGCATCGCCCTGACCTATCGCACCCCCGTCTTCCTGCTCTCCGACGGCTACCTCGCCAACGGATCCGAGCCCTGGCGCATCCCCGACACCGACGAACTCCCCGACCTGCGCGTCCAGTTCGCCACCACCCCCAACCACACCCTCGCCGACGGCACCGACGTGTTCTGGCCCTACAAACGCGACCCCCACACCCTCGCCCGCCCCTGGGCCATCCCCGGCACCCCGGGCCTTGAACACCGCATCGGCGGCATCGAAAAACAAGACGGCACCGGCAACATCTCCTACGACCCCGCCAACCACGACCTCATGGTCCGCACCCGCCAAGCCAAAATCGACGGCATCGAGGTCCCGGACCTAGAGGTGGACGACCCGGACCAAGCCCGCACGCTGGTGATCGGTTGGGGCTCCACATACGGGCCCATCACAGCCGCAGTGCGACGGCTCCGGACCGCCGGGATCCCCATCGCCCAGGCGCACCTGCGCCACCTCAACCCCTTCCCGGGGAATCTGGGCGAGGCCCTGAAGCGTTACGAGAAGGTAGTGGTGCCGGAGATGAACCTCGGCCAGCTCGCGACTCTGCTCCGGGCCAAGTACCTCGTCGACGCACAGTCCTACACGCAGGTCAACGGCATGCCGTTCAAGGCAGAGCAGCTCGCGGAGGCCCTCAAGGAGGCCATCAATGACTGA